TTGTGCGAAAATTagtggtggtaaatagtgaggaggatagtctttggttacaggaggacaataataatctttaatattgacaaaagtaaccctgcagcgtccatccaattcagttagaaattattgatcatctctgcttgagAACCTTCATAGGCAGAAAGTTCCAGATCATGATCAATCACTACCTCCTGTATCTTAACCAACTGATACAATCCTTTACATTAAACACAATTTTAGTCCTGTTACATATTTCCGTTAGGCTGGCAGTCTGCATGAAGATTTCCAGGGCTCTCTGTCCACGATTgtaagcagtgagcttggatctgtcaatcagcaccttcaggagaattgggagggtgaatattagatacagcagagtgagaatggagggagagtgtgtgggacggagatttacagcttttgggaaaTAAGAGAGgacagaatgttccatagaaactagaaatgTCTATTCTGAATTCCGATCCTGTACTGATAATGATGgtttttgtaaactcctttcacaggatatcagaagaggaagaattacagacagaaatctcaaaccaaacctcaCGTCTCGATTTGACAGATTCACTCAATTCATGGGGACcagaatatcatcagcctttgaatcgagaaggaaaaaggtttgtctgttctcccTGCTTCAGAtcgttttaaccatcagtgtgactggaaaatcaccgagacacacagacctgagtgagagtgttccagagcactgactggaaagagctttaaccagttacacaaactgaaaataaacagcagggagagaccgtacacgagttctgtgtgagccttcaactgattgtccaacctggagagacacaaggacaccagcaccatggagaaaccatggaaatgtggggactgtgggaagagattcagattcccatctgtactggaaactcatcgacgcagtcacactggggagaggccgttcacctgctctcagtgtgggaagggattcactaagttatcccacctgaagacacaccagccaGTCCAtgtcggggagaagccattcacctgctccatgtgtaggAAGGGGTTCAGTACTTCATACGAACTGCGtacacaccaacaaattcacactggggagagaccattcacccacagtgagtgtgggaagggatttactcaggtaTCCAATTTGCTgggccacactgtcactcacagcaatgagagaccctttaaatcctCTGACTGTGGGAGCAGCTTCAAAAGGTCTCACAAACTGATGAACCATCAGTGCATTCACACCAGGCAGAGACCGTTCAGCtgttctcactgcacaaagaggtttcaaaactcatcccatctgctgacacaccagatcctgcacaccggagagaggacattcacctgctgtcagtgtggaaagggattcactcaaataagcaacctgcggagacacgagcgaattcacactgggacgaggccgttcacctgctctgattgtgggaagggattcactcggttatcccacctacagacacaccagcgaattcacactggggagaggccattcacctgctctgactgtgggacaggattcacccggttatcccacctgcaggcacaccagcgaattcacactggggagaggccgttcacctgctctgactgtgggaagagattcactcagttacccaatctgcaagcacaccagcgagttcacactggggagaggccattcatctgctctgaatgtgggaagggattcactcttttAGCCACGTTGCAGGCACACCAGcgtcttcacactggggagaggccattcacctgcaccgtgtgtaggaagggattcactcggtcaacacttctgctgagacaccaacaagttcacgagtgatgacaggggttggattctgctgttattgctgctgttcatcacatccaggactgaaccatgttcattctgacacttggtgaagtgggagggtcggagagtttctttctgctggactggccggtctcacgactttgcctccagtgggctgatacgCTTTGAgcttgggagagcacatttccactgaagtgatccacaaaagctgatgaaggacatttttttccccccattacaggtagatctaaaataaatacagaaagaactggaaaaacgcagcaggtctggcagcatctgtgagagagaaacagagttaatgtttcacgtcCAATGTGCCACAAGGTGCAATGATCCGAGAGGtgtaaaatacatgaataggatgggaatagagggatacggacccaagaagtgtagaagattgtagtttagtcgggcagcatggtcggcacgggcttggagggccgaagggcctgttcctgtgctgtacatttctttgttctttgtaactctacctcagaactaaacagagggggagaaatgtgatgggtgtgatgctggtgagaaagggggagggtcagggattggtgagattaaatgacaaaaatgttCTGAAATGACATCCAGTGGAGGCCATGAGTTTATCGGCTGCACACAAGGTGACTCCTGCTTGGAAGCTTGGGTTTCTGGCCCTTTCTGCCCGGTTAATGGGGACTTGTTTGTAAAAAGTGCAGAATAAGTGGAGGGAGTTGGTTTCTCCTCCAAAGTGGAATATCAGCAGGTTACAACACCCGGAAAAAGTCGAGTAAAGCCTTGGCTTGAGATGGAGGATCTGTGTGGTGCAGCAACTGAGAGTATGACGGAGTTGGAGGGTGTTTCGGCAGC
This portion of the Scyliorhinus torazame isolate Kashiwa2021f chromosome 5, sScyTor2.1, whole genome shotgun sequence genome encodes:
- the LOC140420286 gene encoding uncharacterized protein, with the protein product MEKPWKCGDCGKRFRFPSVLETHRRSHTGERPFTCSQCGKGFTKLSHLKTHQPVHVGEKPFTCSMCRKGFSTSYELRTHQQIHTGERPFTHSECGKGFTQVSNLLGHTVTHSNERPFKSSDCGSSFKRSHKLMNHQCIHTRQRPFSCSHCTKRFQNSSHLLTHQILHTGERTFTCCQCGKGFTQISNLRRHERIHTGTRPFTCSDCGKGFTRLSHLQTHQRIHTGERPFTCSDCGTGFTRLSHLQAHQRIHTGERPFTCSDCGKRFTQLPNLQAHQRVHTGERPFICSECGKGFTLLATLQAHQRLHTGERPFTCTVCRKGFTRSTLLLRHQQVHE